One genomic window of Elaeis guineensis isolate ETL-2024a chromosome 2, EG11, whole genome shotgun sequence includes the following:
- the LOC105053881 gene encoding uncharacterized protein, with the protein MAVQHQPGYYNSLLGPKKTSTFSCCFNSSLSPPSSIPILWRTKKSGKKDDIATARLNSSNRSRFVIRSSGSTGGGGGGGLSWWKQPEKAPPASRVSLSDVVWPSAGAFAAMALLGRMDQMMASRGLSFTIAPLGAVCAVLFATPNSPAAQKYNMFIAQVGCAAFGVLALSIFGPGWLARGTALAASIAFMIITGATHTPAASLPILFIDGAKFHQLHLWYALFPGATGCVLLCLIQEIVIFLKNSCKF; encoded by the exons atggcTGTCCAACACCAGCCAGGTTACTACAATAGCCTGCTTGGTCCAAAAAAGACCTCCACCTTTTCCTGCTGCTTCAACTCATCATTAAGTCCACCATCTTCCATTCCAATTCTCTGGAGGACGAAGAAGAGTGGAAAAAAAGATGATATAGCTACTGCTAGATTAAACAGCAGCAACAGAAGCCGGTTTGTCATCAGATCGAGCGGCAGcaccggcggcggcggcggcggcggcctcAGCTGGTGGAAGCAGCCCGAGAAAGCACCGCCGGCCTCGAGAGTCAGCCTCAGCGATGTCGTCTGGCCTTCAGCAG GTGCTTTTGCGGCGATGGCGTTGTTGGGGAGGATGGACCAGATGATGGCTTCAAGGGGTCTGTCCTTCACCATTGCACCTTTGGGGGCGGTATGTGCTGTGTTGTTTGCCACTCCAAATTCCCCTGCTGCCCAG AAATACAATATGTTCATTGCCCAGGTTGGTTGTGCAGCATTTGGGGTATTAGCATTGTCAATATTTGGGCCAGGTTGGTTGGCAAGAGGAACTGCTCTTGCTGCATCTATAGCATTCATGATCATCACAGGTGCCACCCATACTCCAG CTGCAAGCTTACCGATCTTGTTCATTGACGGTGCGAAGTTCCATCAGTTGCATCTTTGGTATGCCTTGTTTCCTGGGGCGACTGGTTGCGTGCTTCTATGCCTAATA CAAGAGATTGTCATTTTTCTGAAGAACAGCTGTAAATTTTGA
- the LOC105053873 gene encoding glucosamine inositolphosphorylceramide transferase 1 produces MAGRMSARWRWEHCLRSTTLGFFFSAAVLLGSVATLFAWLTFSPFPRPIASVSSSSAALGCRPDGEGSWSIGIFYGDSPFSLKAIESRNVWRNESAAWPVANPVFTCASASDAGFLSNFVADPFLYIQEDAFYLFFETKNSITLQGDIGVAMSKDKGATWQHLGIALDEEWHLSYPYVFSYQDRIYMMPEGSKKGELRLYRALDFPLKWKLEKVILKKPLIDSFIIKYDGYHWLFGSDFSAFGAKKNGELEIWYSNSPLGPWKPHKQNPVHNTDKSLGARNAGRPFFYKGKLYRTGQDCGGTYGRRVRVFRVEVLTMDEFEEVEVPFGIDEPRKGRNTWNGARYHHLDVQELQSDEWVGVMDGDRVPSGDSVGRLIKGYTAFGAAITLVILSGMLLGVIKCILPLSRCLPISGKRSDAFQAGEKHRHLYSKFRWLFAHVNKLGSPIQGRIKPTTCTGRSVLAVIFLFIVALTCIGTHYVYGGNGAEEAYPMNGHFSEFTLLTMTYDARLWNLRMFVKHYSRCSSVREIVVVWNKGQPPNLSDLDSTVPVRIREEERNSLNNRFNADPLIKTRAVLELDDDIMMTCDDVERGFKVWRDHPDRIVGFYPRLAEGSPLKYRDEKYARGRGGYNMILTGAAFIDHNLAFKRYWSKEAEEGRKLVDKKFNCEDVLLNFLYVNASESKKTVEYVKPAWAIDTSKFSGAAISRNTQAHYQARSECLVKFSELYGNLAANRWGFDSRKDGWDV; encoded by the exons ATGGCTGGAAGGATGAGCGCGAGGTGGAGGTGGGAGCATTGCCTCCGTTCGACCACTCTCGGCTTCTTCTTCTCCGCCGCCGTCCTCCTGGGATCGGTCGCCACCCTCTTCGCCTGGCTCACCTTCTCTCCCTTTCCAAGACCCATCGCCTcggtctcctcctcctccgccgcccTCGGCTGCCGCCCTGACGGCGAGGGGTCCTGGTCCATCGGTATCTTCTATGGCGACTCCCCCTTCTCTCTCAAAGCCATCGAATCT AGGAATGTATGGAGGAACGAAAGCGCAGCGTGGCCGGTGGCGAATCCTGTGTTTACGTGCGCGTCGGCTTCGGATGCTGGATTTCTGAGCAATTTTGTCGCCGATCCCTTCCTCTATATCCAG GAAGATGCATTTTATTTGTTTTTCGAGACCAAGAACTCCATCACATTGCAAGGAGACATTGGTGTTGCTATGAGCAAGGATAAGGGTGCGACATGGCAGCACCTGGGTATTGCATTGGATGAGGAATGGCATCTTTCTTATCCATATGTTTTCAGCTACCAGGATCGA ATCTACATGATGCCTGAAGGCAGTAAGAAAGGGGAGCTCCGGCTGTATCGAGCATTGGATTTTCCCTTGAAGTGGAAATTGGAAAAGGTCATCCTGAAGAAGCCCCTTATAGATTCATTCATTATAAAGTATGATGGTTACCACTGGCTGTTTGGGTCAGATTTTAGTGCTTTCGGTGCCAAAAAGAATGGAGAGCTTGAAATCTGGTACAGCAACTCTCCTCTTGGTCCTTGGAAACCCCACAAGCAGAACCCGGTTCATAACACTGATAAGAGCTTGGGTGCTAGAAATGCAGGCAGGCCATTCTTTTACAAGGGCAAGCTCTATCGCACGGGGCAAGATTGTGGTGGCACATACGGGCGGCGGGTACGTGTGTTTAGGGTTGAGGTTCTCACCATGGACGAATTTGAGGAAGTTGAAGTCCCATTTGGCATTGATGAGCCCCGAAAAGGCCGTAACACTTGGAATGGGGCTCGTTATCATCACCTAGATGTGCAAGAGCTTCAATCAGATGAATGGGTTGGAGTGATGGATGGTGATCGAGTTCCTTCGGGTGATTCTGTTGGCCGGCTTATTAAGGGCTACACAGCATTTGGGGCAGCTATCACTCTAGTAATACTGTCGGGAATGTTGTTAGGTGTAATCAAGTGTATTTTGCCCCTTAGTCGGTGCCTTCCCATCTCAGGAAAGCGAAGTGATGCCTTCCAGGCGGGAGAGAAGCATCGTCATCTATATTCTAAGTTTAGATGGCTGTTTGCTCATGTGAACAAGCTAGGTTCTCCAATCCAAGGAAGAATCAAGCCTACCACCTGTACAGGCCGGTCAGTTCTAGCtgttatatttttgttcataGTTGCATTAACCTGTATTGGCACCCATTACGTATATGGGGGCAATGGTGCAGAGGAGGCTTATCCGATGAACGGACACTTCTCTGAGTTCACACTGCTCACCATGACATATGATGCCCGCCTGTGGAATTTGAGGATGTTTGTGAAGCATTACTCAAGATGCTCTTCAGTAAGGGAGATTGTGGTAGTGTGGAACAAAGGCCAGCCTCCAAATTTGAGTGACTTGGATTCCACCGTGCCGGTTAGGAtcagagaggaggagaggaacTCTTTGAACAACAGGTTTAAtgcagacccactgataaagaCACGGGCAGTGCTTGAACTTGATGATGATATCATGATGACATGTGATGATGTGGAGCGTGGATTCAAGGTCTGGCGTGATCACCCTGATAGAATTGTGGGATTCTACCCACGACTCGCGGAAGGAAGCCCGCTTAAGTATCGGGATGAGAAGTATGCTCGGGGACGAGGAGGGTATAACATGATATTAACAGGAGCTGCATTCATAGATCATAATTTGGCTTTTAAAAGATACTGGAGCAAGGAGGCAGAGGAGGGAAGGAAGCTGGTTGATAAGAAATTTAACTGCGAGGATGTGCTTCTGAATTTCTTGTATGTGAATGCAAGTGAGTCAAAGAAGACGGTAGAGTATGTGAAGCCTGCCTGGGCTATAGACACATCAAAATTCTCTGGTGCAGCTATCAGTCGGAACACACAGGCACATTATCAAGCAAGAAGTGAGTGCCTCGTTAAGTTTTCGGAGTTATATGGGAATTTGGCTGCCAATAGATGGGGTTTCGATAGCCGGAAAGATGGTTGGGATGTATAG